One Bacillota bacterium genomic region harbors:
- a CDS encoding AbrB/MazE/SpoVT family DNA-binding domain-containing protein translates to MAEFEVVKVTSKGQMTLPVKVRKVLSIKEGEYLAVYVEGEDIILRRVSPFRKASREDNIFRLIGRGEGPADLAEEHDRYLGL, encoded by the coding sequence ATGGCGGAGTTTGAAGTCGTCAAGGTCACTTCCAAGGGACAGATGACCCTGCCGGTGAAAGTTCGCAAAGTATTGTCCATTAAGGAAGGGGAGTATTTGGCGGTGTACGTCGAGGGCGAGGACATCATCCTGCGGCGGGTTTCCCCTTTCAGAAAGGCCTCCCGCGAGGACAACATCTTTCGGTTAATCGGGCGGGGCGAAGGTCCGGCAGACCTGGCCGAGGAGCACGACCGTTACTTGGGATTATAG
- a CDS encoding CopG family antitoxin — MGGKKKTIPELRTEVEAREFFDRHSTVDFLEDTLPEQLTVDPDLKERLRTQRERKQMVTLRVSAPHLESVRRIARRKGIPYQTLIQLWIAEGLEREFKEK; from the coding sequence ATGGGGGGCAAGAAGAAAACCATTCCTGAATTGCGGACCGAGGTGGAAGCCCGGGAGTTTTTTGATCGCCACAGTACCGTGGATTTTCTCGAAGATACCCTGCCGGAGCAGTTGACGGTCGATCCCGACCTAAAAGAACGGCTCCGGACGCAGAGAGAACGCAAGCAGATGGTGACTTTGCGGGTCTCGGCACCGCATCTGGAAAGTGTGCGCCGCATAGCCCGGCGCAAGGGCATTCCCTACCAAACGCTGATCCAGCTCTGGATTGCGGAAGGCTTGGAAAGGGAGTTCAAGGAAAAGTAG
- the vapB gene encoding type II toxin-antitoxin system VapB family antitoxin, translating to MDIAKVFLNGRSQAVRLPKDYRLEGSEVYVKKIDDVVLLIPKDSAWKTLKTSLKYFSDDFLSDRNQPDVDQRDGL from the coding sequence ATGGATATCGCCAAAGTATTTTTGAACGGGAGAAGTCAAGCCGTACGCTTGCCGAAAGACTATCGCTTAGAAGGCTCCGAGGTGTACGTTAAGAAAATCGATGATGTTGTACTTTTGATTCCAAAAGATAGTGCCTGGAAAACACTCAAAACCAGTCTAAAGTATTTTTCAGATGATTTTTTGTCCGATAGAAATCAGCCGGACGTGGATCAACGAGATGGTCTTTAA
- a CDS encoding type II toxin-antitoxin system VapC family toxin produces the protein MKYMLDTNICIYIIKKKPPEVFRRFESLEVGDLCISSITFAKLQYGVYKSQYPERNKIALAGFLAPIEILPFSDRAASFYGRIRADLDKKGRLIGAYDLLIAAHALAEDLILVTNNTKEFSRIPDLHLQCWAESS, from the coding sequence ATGAAGTATATGCTTGATACCAATATCTGTATTTACATCATCAAGAAGAAGCCGCCTGAAGTCTTTCGGAGATTTGAGTCTCTGGAAGTCGGCGACCTATGTATTTCTTCAATTACCTTTGCCAAGCTTCAATACGGTGTTTATAAAAGTCAATACCCCGAAAGAAACAAGATTGCTTTAGCCGGTTTTCTTGCCCCTATTGAAATTCTTCCTTTTTCGGATAGAGCTGCTTCTTTCTATGGCCGTATACGGGCAGACCTAGATAAAAAGGGTCGGCTCATTGGGGCTTACGACTTATTGATTGCGGCGCATGCTCTTGCGGAAGATTTGATTTTGGTTACGAACAATACAAAAGAGTTCAGCAGAATTCCGGATTTGCATCTCCAATGCTGGGCTGAATCATCGTAA
- a CDS encoding AbrB/MazE/SpoVT family DNA-binding domain-containing protein, whose product MRTGTFLEAHIRGTELVLRPVTQENDKETLLEYCRENTQEADLDKARRLMSRVPVAMPERVRRMREER is encoded by the coding sequence TTGCGGACAGGGACTTTCCTTGAAGCCCACATCCGCGGCACCGAGTTGGTGCTAAGACCCGTAACCCAAGAAAACGACAAGGAAACGCTTCTGGAATACTGCCGGGAAAACACCCAAGAAGCCGACCTGGATAAAGCCCGTCGCCTAATGTCCCGGGTACCCGTCGCGATGCCGGAGAGGGTGCGCCGGATGCGTGAGGAACGGTAA
- a CDS encoding stalk domain-containing protein, translated as MRPGGLAILLALVLFLVSASYAEARQAVFAIGSTSYAVDGETRTMDVAPYLKNGRAYLPVRFASQALGVAQEHIGWDNAAGTVTLVKGDRVAAFTVGQTTMLSGGTFVAIDAAPEIVNGRVMLPFRWVAFALGAQVEWNGAARTITMTAASIALDVAPNVTPDAPDPIKKKYSWNYGGKPWTWDLQVPREAYAYYTGLERPPTDDYSVYVTDPADDRFIAALAGRFLEAARREAYSPKQTAEFVTAFVQSVKYVDDNVSKGVGEYPRYPLETLVEWEGDCEDTSILLASLLQGMSIGAVLIHLSGDPAGHMAVGVKGENLPGVYYEYGGARYYYVETTNPRWSIGEIPDEYRNREARILSLTPRAVIAHEWAFRGVPGGQLELKVTVRNHGTAAARETKVYAAWDAGGGMVYDPQWSDPLDLEPRAQGVYTLRLRPPANVNTRLIVKIVSNGLLMDESTSNWLRT; from the coding sequence GTGCGGCCAGGCGGCTTGGCAATTCTTCTGGCATTGGTATTGTTTCTCGTTTCGGCTTCGTATGCCGAAGCCCGTCAGGCCGTTTTCGCAATCGGCAGCACCAGCTACGCGGTTGACGGCGAAACCCGGACGATGGACGTGGCCCCGTACCTCAAGAACGGCCGCGCTTACCTGCCGGTCCGCTTCGCAAGCCAGGCGCTGGGTGTCGCCCAAGAGCACATCGGCTGGGACAACGCCGCCGGCACCGTCACCTTGGTCAAGGGCGACCGGGTGGCGGCATTCACCGTCGGTCAAACGACCATGCTTAGCGGCGGCACTTTCGTCGCTATCGATGCGGCCCCGGAGATTGTCAACGGCCGGGTCATGCTGCCCTTCCGCTGGGTGGCCTTCGCCCTTGGTGCCCAGGTGGAGTGGAACGGTGCCGCGCGAACAATAACAATGACCGCGGCTTCCATCGCGTTGGATGTGGCGCCGAATGTAACGCCGGATGCGCCGGACCCCATTAAAAAGAAATACTCCTGGAACTACGGCGGAAAGCCTTGGACCTGGGATCTGCAGGTGCCGCGGGAGGCGTATGCATACTACACCGGCCTGGAACGCCCGCCCACGGACGACTATTCGGTGTATGTAACCGACCCGGCGGACGACCGGTTCATTGCGGCGCTGGCCGGCCGGTTCCTGGAAGCGGCGCGCCGGGAGGCGTACTCGCCGAAACAGACTGCCGAGTTCGTGACGGCTTTCGTGCAAAGCGTGAAGTATGTGGACGACAACGTTTCCAAAGGAGTCGGCGAGTACCCCCGCTACCCGCTGGAAACGTTGGTGGAATGGGAGGGAGACTGTGAGGATACGAGTATCCTGCTGGCGTCCCTTCTCCAAGGAATGAGTATCGGTGCGGTGTTGATCCATTTGTCCGGCGATCCCGCCGGGCACATGGCCGTGGGGGTCAAAGGCGAAAACCTGCCCGGCGTGTACTACGAATATGGCGGCGCACGCTATTACTACGTAGAAACAACGAATCCCCGCTGGTCGATTGGTGAGATTCCCGACGAGTACCGGAACAGGGAGGCCCGCATACTGTCGCTGACGCCCAGGGCGGTGATCGCCCACGAGTGGGCCTTCCGTGGCGTCCCGGGCGGCCAACTTGAGCTCAAGGTCACGGTGCGCAACCACGGCACCGCCGCAGCGCGGGAAACGAAGGTTTACGCCGCTTGGGACGCCGGAGGCGGCATGGTGTACGATCCGCAATGGTCCGACCCGCTGGATCTGGAACCGCGCGCGCAGGGCGTTTACACCCTGCGCTTGAGGCCGCCGGCGAATGTGAACACGCGCTTGATCGTAAAGATTGTCAGCAACGGCCTCCTGATGGACGAAAGCACATCAAACTGGCTCAGGACCTGA
- a CDS encoding zf-HC2 domain-containing protein — MKCLEARQLFSAYLDGEMSPAEADVLRVHLAGCPACAADLELEREVCAVLRESVIADPLTRQSGYPRVLQAPEGFARGVMDALEHEGRRPGRLAGWVAGWRPAMAAVAASLLITVTALGYGAQQWLNRAFLVAQEPTGEITEVVPGPGSEGTTPGAPVPQAVDPDVPVPGAGEPGGAAGGDGGSNPVTGTGGAAKPEGTRPAPEPGKTQITTVPDLEPKVFLNKPRSISSTLLKVKVDDPRQAREKAVGMAGNLGVGYQAQTVQNHSTPVEVLRFDLESGQVDGFAAGLGGLGRVLDQQRNQWDITEQFARTLEQYQALLAQRQQAAGPEERAALDVRIRSLEQQLSEWDQDAERHILVLMLQQN, encoded by the coding sequence GTGAAGTGCCTGGAGGCCAGACAACTATTCTCAGCGTACTTGGACGGGGAAATGTCCCCGGCCGAGGCTGATGTTTTGCGGGTGCACCTGGCGGGATGCCCGGCGTGTGCGGCCGACCTCGAGCTGGAGCGCGAGGTGTGTGCCGTGCTGCGGGAATCCGTGATAGCCGACCCGCTGACCCGTCAAAGCGGGTACCCCCGGGTGCTCCAGGCGCCGGAGGGTTTTGCGCGGGGCGTAATGGACGCGCTCGAGCACGAGGGGCGTCGGCCGGGCCGGTTGGCCGGATGGGTCGCCGGGTGGCGTCCGGCGATGGCCGCGGTGGCGGCTTCCTTGCTGATCACTGTCACGGCACTTGGGTACGGCGCGCAGCAGTGGCTGAACCGGGCGTTTTTGGTGGCGCAGGAACCAACGGGTGAAATCACTGAGGTAGTACCCGGCCCGGGTTCGGAAGGAACAACTCCCGGGGCTCCGGTCCCTCAGGCCGTTGACCCGGACGTGCCGGTTCCGGGCGCCGGCGAACCGGGCGGGGCCGCGGGCGGCGACGGCGGGAGCAATCCTGTAACGGGAACGGGCGGGGCGGCTAAGCCGGAAGGAACGCGGCCGGCGCCGGAACCCGGCAAGACCCAGATCACCACGGTTCCAGACCTCGAACCGAAAGTGTTCCTCAACAAGCCCCGCAGTATCAGCAGCACGCTGCTGAAGGTCAAGGTCGACGATCCCCGGCAGGCACGGGAGAAGGCGGTCGGCATGGCCGGGAACCTGGGCGTGGGCTACCAGGCGCAGACCGTGCAGAATCACAGCACGCCGGTCGAAGTGTTGCGTTTTGACCTCGAGTCGGGCCAGGTGGACGGGTTTGCGGCCGGGCTGGGAGGCTTGGGCCGGGTGCTCGACCAGCAGCGCAACCAGTGGGACATTACGGAGCAGTTCGCCAGGACATTGGAGCAGTACCAGGCCTTGTTGGCCCAGCGGCAGCAGGCGGCCGGCCCTGAAGAGCGGGCGGCGCTGGACGTGCGCATCAGGTCTTTAGAACAGCAGTTGAGCGAGTGGGATCAGGACGCCGAACGGCACATCCTGGTGTTGATGCTGCAGCAGAACTAG
- a CDS encoding sigma-70 family RNA polymerase sigma factor encodes MDNVRKLVQRAQRGDTAAFEELVRQYQDRIYALSYHLSGNQADAEDLAQEAFVKAFYGLKGFRNEADFGTWLHRITVNLWINVRRRERQTVSLDEPVQTGDGEVQRELAATAEEPPEVLERKEFQRFVQRALGEISREHRVVLVLREMHDYSYEEIARVLDCSLGTVKSRISRARTALKEKACALAEQAGVTLPVNRERRGGDSQ; translated from the coding sequence TTGGACAACGTCAGGAAGCTGGTCCAGCGCGCGCAGCGCGGTGATACCGCCGCCTTCGAGGAACTGGTCCGGCAGTATCAGGATAGAATATATGCACTAAGCTATCACCTGTCCGGGAACCAGGCGGACGCTGAGGACCTGGCGCAGGAAGCTTTCGTGAAAGCGTTTTACGGGCTGAAGGGTTTCCGTAACGAAGCCGATTTCGGCACCTGGCTGCACCGGATTACGGTGAACCTGTGGATCAACGTGCGGCGCCGTGAACGCCAGACGGTCTCCCTTGACGAGCCGGTACAGACCGGGGACGGTGAAGTGCAGCGGGAGTTGGCGGCCACGGCCGAGGAGCCGCCGGAGGTGCTGGAGCGCAAGGAGTTTCAGCGGTTCGTGCAGCGGGCGCTGGGGGAGATTTCCCGGGAACACCGGGTGGTGCTGGTGCTGCGAGAGATGCACGACTACAGTTATGAGGAAATCGCCCGTGTCCTGGATTGTTCTCTGGGCACGGTGAAGTCCCGTATCAGCCGGGCGCGGACGGCCCTGAAGGAAAAGGCCTGCGCGCTGGCCGAACAGGCGGGCGTGACGCTCCCGGTTAATCGGGAGCGCCGGGGTGGTGACAGTCAGTGA
- a CDS encoding S-layer homology domain-containing protein, with amino-acid sequence MSRRYLPGLAFLGLVLFALAGVLLAGGRSFPTAVSPPDQIPAPDGPAFAVDADELAAGGLFLLRPGEGTPPDWAARLKAQGIQVGSATGDGAHLVRVPGGTALDTLLPAGAVLEPPRAASRLSPHLLAVDGPSELTVNVSLFEPADKPSVAERTHALGGTVVRGLDEEEGAALRVRLPAGRLPELAAAPGIVYVEAHTATERLNDRARDVIAATPVTVPGFITPAGLSGAGQIVALADSGLDKGSLTDVHPDLASTPGQMPKIVFLSPLSGHDPSDPVGHGTHMAATIAGTGRASGGQHRGVAPEASLFVQSILNRKGKLDPPADLVTLFRPAYEAGARVHVNGWGGHTNAYLGAASQVDRFVRYYPDFLVVFGAGNSGPGAATLTPEANSKNSLVVGASQNPRPAFGPDSQDAASLASFSSRGPTGDGRLKPDLVVPGSAVVSACSSLVQGNFEAHPDYTRLQGTSMSAALAGGAAALVREYLQKHEGARSPSAALVKALLINGARPLEGGPAPESGFGLLDLAGTLLALNEGTFFYKEGDTVGTGERLTYTFYVANAGAPFKATLAWTDPPAAPGAAKALVNDLDLTVTSPDGKTYQGNDFGGRGAKDAVNNVEQVIIVDPVPGEYRVTISGAAVSHSVRPGTTRPVQDFALVCGRPPVKERVVAGDHRRLLLADGSEVSLAGARVTAAVNEELRFPRVPAGADAYFPVSGTESRKVFLAAREWHAPAVKCLPGRNGDHLVLEMNRLMREGGYFLAPGRPVLLNGTPLTNPANLPAGAEVHGYVNPSTQRVWRLEAGYREERGVLAAVEHATGRLRLLNDNAVYQLTPDTALALTQTVVGGDRANLPFGASAEADPRHLYPGVAVRLIMSPHTNRVNHLVATHHVVVGTLRDSPGPAGTIAFTNGQRYTALPGITVERDGVADGLAALRAGDLVFAAVVPGERNIIGITAHSASVYGQLIYAGSETVYLSDYRGRLHTLRLTGETRVYRWDLAGDAALLTPGLVVRVALVPGTREIVRIDVADSERREAAVQAYDRERAVLHTAGGESYPVTANASFTKNGFPVQAHDLVPGEAVNLTILSGTTGGEVLIRGAASTLPQVAEPDLRVESIIPLSDRYVVTGRTTADRLYAWGESAFQQLELTPDGSFYLVVPYSIGVRGGELVAVDSRTGGVAGRQVTLPARSGQSFNDISGSWARTDIEQLLARGLVSGYPDGTFRPDRSVSRAEFTVLLARLLGLPAAGEPGLPFTDAAAIPGWARESIALAHARGIIDGYEDNTFRPHAPISRTEAAAILIHSCVSVGMALPQPTAPAPYSDWYLIPEWGRSAVAQAHTAGLMFGLPDDRFAPAAALSRAETAAILNRLLQNLEQ; translated from the coding sequence ATGTCCAGAAGATACCTACCGGGGCTGGCCTTTCTCGGCCTCGTGCTGTTTGCCTTGGCCGGGGTTCTTCTTGCCGGCGGCCGGTCCTTTCCTACGGCTGTTTCTCCGCCAGACCAGATACCGGCCCCGGACGGGCCGGCCTTTGCCGTTGACGCGGACGAACTCGCCGCGGGCGGGCTGTTTCTGCTGCGTCCGGGAGAAGGCACCCCGCCGGATTGGGCGGCGCGCCTTAAGGCCCAGGGCATCCAGGTCGGCAGCGCCACCGGGGACGGTGCCCACCTGGTCCGGGTTCCGGGAGGAACGGCGCTCGACACCCTGCTGCCCGCCGGGGCCGTTCTGGAACCGCCCAGGGCCGCCAGCCGCTTGTCTCCTCACCTTTTAGCCGTTGACGGCCCTTCGGAGCTTACGGTGAACGTGTCCCTTTTTGAGCCGGCGGACAAGCCGTCCGTCGCCGAAAGGACGCACGCCTTAGGGGGTACGGTCGTGCGGGGCCTGGACGAGGAAGAGGGTGCCGCCCTGCGGGTGCGCCTGCCCGCCGGCCGTCTGCCGGAGCTGGCGGCCGCTCCCGGGATTGTCTACGTCGAAGCTCATACCGCCACCGAACGTTTGAACGACCGGGCCCGTGACGTCATCGCCGCCACTCCGGTTACCGTACCCGGTTTTATCACCCCGGCGGGCCTTTCCGGCGCCGGGCAGATCGTCGCCCTGGCCGACAGCGGCCTGGACAAGGGCTCGCTCACCGACGTCCATCCCGACCTGGCCAGCACCCCCGGGCAGATGCCCAAGATCGTGTTCTTAAGCCCCTTATCAGGGCATGACCCGTCAGACCCCGTCGGGCACGGCACCCACATGGCCGCGACCATCGCCGGCACGGGCCGGGCCTCGGGGGGGCAGCACCGGGGCGTGGCTCCGGAGGCCAGCCTCTTCGTCCAGTCTATTCTCAACCGGAAGGGGAAGCTCGACCCGCCGGCGGACCTGGTGACCCTGTTCCGCCCCGCATACGAGGCCGGCGCGCGTGTCCACGTCAACGGCTGGGGCGGTCACACCAACGCCTACCTTGGCGCCGCTTCCCAGGTCGACCGCTTCGTGCGCTATTACCCCGACTTTCTAGTTGTATTCGGAGCCGGCAACAGCGGCCCCGGCGCTGCCACCCTGACCCCGGAAGCCAACAGCAAGAACTCCCTGGTGGTGGGCGCGAGCCAGAACCCGCGGCCCGCCTTCGGGCCGGACAGCCAGGACGCGGCGAGCCTGGCCTCGTTCTCCAGCCGCGGGCCCACCGGCGACGGCCGCCTCAAACCCGACCTGGTGGTGCCGGGGAGCGCGGTTGTCTCCGCCTGTTCCAGCCTGGTCCAGGGGAACTTCGAGGCCCACCCGGACTACACCCGGCTGCAGGGAACCAGCATGTCCGCCGCCCTGGCGGGCGGCGCCGCTGCGCTGGTCCGGGAATACCTACAAAAACACGAGGGTGCGCGCAGCCCGTCCGCGGCCCTGGTAAAGGCGCTCCTGATCAACGGTGCGCGGCCCCTGGAGGGCGGCCCCGCCCCGGAGAGCGGATTCGGACTTTTGGATCTCGCGGGCACCCTGCTCGCCCTGAACGAGGGAACCTTCTTTTATAAGGAAGGGGATACGGTGGGCACCGGCGAGCGGCTTACCTATACTTTTTATGTAGCCAACGCCGGCGCGCCCTTCAAGGCCACCTTGGCCTGGACCGACCCCCCGGCCGCCCCAGGAGCGGCGAAGGCCCTGGTGAACGACCTTGACCTCACGGTTACCAGCCCGGACGGCAAAACCTACCAAGGCAACGACTTCGGGGGGCGGGGGGCCAAGGACGCCGTCAACAACGTGGAACAGGTCATCATCGTCGATCCCGTCCCCGGGGAGTACCGGGTGACCATATCGGGCGCCGCTGTCAGCCATAGCGTCCGCCCCGGGACTACCCGCCCCGTGCAGGATTTCGCCCTGGTTTGCGGCCGGCCGCCGGTCAAGGAGCGAGTGGTAGCCGGGGACCACCGCCGCCTGCTGCTGGCGGACGGCAGCGAAGTCTCCTTGGCCGGTGCCCGGGTCACTGCTGCGGTGAACGAGGAACTCCGGTTCCCGCGGGTGCCCGCCGGCGCCGACGCCTACTTTCCGGTCTCCGGGACCGAGTCCCGGAAGGTCTTCCTGGCCGCCCGGGAGTGGCACGCCCCGGCCGTGAAGTGTCTGCCCGGCCGAAATGGGGATCACCTAGTGCTGGAGATGAACCGGCTGATGCGGGAGGGAGGGTATTTCCTGGCCCCAGGCCGGCCGGTGCTGCTCAACGGCACACCGCTCACCAACCCTGCAAACCTTCCGGCCGGGGCCGAGGTTCATGGCTATGTGAACCCCTCGACGCAGCGCGTGTGGCGCTTGGAGGCCGGCTACCGCGAGGAGCGGGGCGTGCTGGCCGCCGTCGAACACGCCACCGGGCGGCTCCGCCTGCTGAACGACAACGCTGTCTACCAATTGACGCCGGACACAGCCCTGGCCCTGACCCAGACCGTCGTCGGCGGGGACCGGGCCAACCTGCCCTTCGGTGCTTCGGCGGAGGCCGACCCCCGGCACCTTTACCCCGGGGTTGCCGTCCGTCTGATAATGTCGCCGCACACCAACCGGGTGAACCACTTGGTCGCCACCCACCACGTGGTGGTCGGCACCCTCCGTGACTCCCCCGGCCCGGCCGGGACAATCGCGTTCACTAACGGGCAGCGCTACACGGCCCTGCCCGGTATTACCGTTGAACGTGACGGGGTGGCCGACGGCCTGGCCGCCCTGCGGGCCGGGGACCTGGTGTTCGCTGCCGTGGTGCCCGGTGAAAGGAATATCATTGGGATCACCGCCCACTCAGCTTCCGTCTACGGCCAGCTCATCTACGCCGGCTCGGAGACTGTCTACCTCTCAGACTACCGGGGCCGCTTGCACACCCTGCGCCTGACCGGCGAGACCCGGGTTTACCGGTGGGACCTGGCTGGCGACGCCGCCCTGCTCACCCCGGGCCTCGTGGTCCGCGTCGCCTTGGTGCCGGGAACGCGGGAAATCGTCCGGATCGACGTCGCCGATTCCGAGCGCCGCGAGGCCGCCGTCCAGGCCTACGACCGGGAGCGGGCCGTTCTGCACACCGCCGGGGGGGAATCCTACCCGGTAACCGCCAACGCCTCCTTCACTAAGAACGGGTTCCCGGTACAGGCCCATGACCTGGTACCCGGCGAAGCGGTCAACCTAACCATCCTCTCCGGGACCACGGGTGGCGAGGTGCTGATACGGGGTGCAGCCTCCACGCTGCCGCAGGTGGCGGAGCCTGACCTACGGGTAGAGTCGATTATTCCGCTCTCCGACCGCTACGTGGTCACCGGCCGTACTACGGCCGACCGGCTCTACGCCTGGGGGGAGTCCGCCTTCCAGCAACTTGAGCTCACCCCCGACGGTTCCTTCTACCTGGTGGTCCCTTACAGCATCGGGGTGCGCGGCGGGGAACTGGTAGCCGTGGACAGCCGCACCGGCGGCGTCGCCGGACGCCAGGTGACCCTGCCGGCCCGGTCCGGGCAGTCTTTCAACGACATCTCGGGCTCCTGGGCGCGAACGGACATCGAACAGCTCCTGGCCCGCGGTTTGGTGTCCGGCTACCCGGACGGCACCTTCCGGCCGGACCGGAGTGTCTCTCGCGCCGAGTTCACTGTACTCCTGGCCCGGCTGCTGGGGCTGCCCGCCGCCGGAGAACCGGGGCTGCCATTCACCGATGCCGCCGCCATTCCCGGCTGGGCGCGGGAGAGCATCGCCCTCGCCCACGCCCGCGGCATTATCGATGGCTACGAGGACAATACCTTCCGTCCCCACGCTCCGATCAGCCGGACGGAGGCCGCCGCCATCCTTATCCACAGTTGTGTCTCAGTCGGGATGGCTCTGCCCCAGCCTACCGCACCCGCTCCCTACTCCGACTGGTACCTCATCCCAGAGTGGGGCCGCTCCGCAGTTGCCCAGGCCCATACCGCCGGACTCATGTTCGGTCTCCCGGACGACCGTTTCGCGCCCGCCGCCGCCCTCTCACGCGCCGAAACCGCCGCCATCCTCAATCGTTTGCTGCAGAATCTGGAGCAATAA